The Klebsiella sp. RHBSTW-00484 genome includes a window with the following:
- a CDS encoding glycosyltransferase family 2 protein translates to MKDRIPFFSIVIPAYNASQSIVFTLESIKNQKEKDYEVIIIDDCSEDKDELESVVDSFQLSGMNIKLFLSEKKLNGSGARNKGVELASGKYIALLDADDEWYDTKLSVMRREIDKNKNEDLIYYSKVAIFSEIDPAFRKIMPLRAYEKKNGSIASYLFGCIGFIQTSTIVLKKELYLQIMFDEKFIRHQDYEFCIRADYLGYRFKFVDEILSKYKMSVMSPEKKGETIQYSMNWLNELSFVLTKNDIYTFKAFKLSKKYNGRKCYFIFLINFIFCSLQVKKEFIYSLLLKSKLI, encoded by the coding sequence ATGAAGGATAGAATTCCTTTTTTTAGTATTGTTATTCCGGCTTACAATGCATCACAATCAATAGTGTTCACACTGGAATCGATAAAAAATCAGAAGGAAAAGGATTATGAAGTCATCATTATAGATGATTGCTCTGAAGATAAAGATGAATTGGAGAGTGTTGTTGATTCTTTTCAGTTATCAGGTATGAATATTAAGTTATTCCTATCCGAAAAAAAATTAAATGGCTCTGGAGCAAGAAATAAAGGTGTTGAATTAGCCTCCGGTAAATATATAGCCCTGTTGGACGCAGATGATGAATGGTATGATACAAAGCTTAGTGTAATGAGGAGAGAGATAGACAAAAATAAAAACGAGGATCTCATCTATTACTCTAAAGTTGCAATTTTTTCCGAGATAGACCCTGCGTTTAGAAAGATAATGCCATTAAGGGCATATGAAAAAAAAAATGGGTCGATAGCTTCATATCTATTTGGTTGTATTGGTTTTATCCAGACAAGTACTATTGTACTAAAGAAAGAATTGTATTTACAAATAATGTTTGATGAAAAATTCATAAGACATCAAGATTATGAATTTTGTATCAGAGCAGATTATTTGGGGTATAGATTCAAGTTTGTAGATGAAATACTATCTAAGTATAAAATGTCAGTTATGTCACCAGAGAAAAAAGGGGAAACTATACAATACTCTATGAATTGGCTGAATGAATTATCTTTTGTCCTTACTAAAAATGATATATATACGTTCAAAGCATTTAAATTATCAAAAAAATATAATGGAAGAAAATGCTATTTTATTTTTCTTATTAATTTTATTTTTTGCTCACTACAGGTGAAAAAAGAATTTATATACTCGCTGTTATTAAAGTCTAAATTAATATAA
- a CDS encoding glycosyltransferase family 2 protein encodes MDNLDIKPKKVDIICPIYNKKDYISSFLLHTRQLPVDKVNVIFVNDGSTDDSVSTIIDEINKFSLTNVYILNQKNRGVSAARNAGIKFSVSKYIWFCDPDDEIIDDVASGFIREFNQDVNLLAFSFIKKNIKKNKIEVFNKGNAIVSNYDFLLKYNNFKSIQYNDISTVWNKLFNRLFILQHGIFFDEEMGHSEDRCFNLDVLLHVDYIVYKDICLYQYNVYSEGTLSSSKNEKRLEDIIKANNKTLNILKKIKDTREEVKKHIFNTTREFMFLNKEPYMYYINEHKNHQIKIFPFISFREFLLFLIIYMRCGRLFNFIQNCLW; translated from the coding sequence ATGGATAATCTGGATATCAAACCAAAAAAAGTAGACATTATTTGTCCTATTTATAATAAGAAAGATTATATTAGCTCTTTTTTACTTCATACAAGACAGCTTCCTGTAGATAAAGTTAACGTAATTTTTGTCAATGATGGTTCAACCGATGATTCAGTATCTACTATTATAGATGAGATTAATAAATTTTCCCTTACTAATGTATATATATTGAATCAAAAAAACAGAGGTGTATCAGCAGCAAGAAATGCTGGAATAAAATTCTCTGTGTCCAAATATATTTGGTTCTGTGATCCTGATGACGAAATAATTGATGATGTTGCAAGTGGCTTTATTAGAGAGTTTAATCAAGATGTTAACTTACTTGCATTTTCTTTTATAAAAAAGAATATAAAAAAAAATAAAATTGAGGTTTTTAATAAAGGGAATGCTATTGTAAGTAATTATGACTTTTTATTAAAATATAATAACTTTAAAAGTATTCAATACAATGATATAAGCACCGTATGGAATAAGTTATTTAATCGGCTATTTATACTGCAGCATGGTATTTTTTTTGATGAAGAGATGGGGCACTCAGAAGATCGGTGTTTTAATCTAGATGTACTATTACATGTGGACTATATAGTATATAAGGATATTTGTCTTTATCAATATAATGTCTATTCTGAAGGAACATTAAGTTCTTCAAAAAATGAAAAAAGGTTAGAAGATATAATTAAAGCAAATAATAAGACGTTAAACATATTAAAAAAAATAAAGGACACAAGAGAGGAAGTCAAAAAACATATTTTTAATACAACGCGAGAATTCATGTTTTTGAATAAAGAACCCTATATGTATTATATTAATGAACATAAGAATCACCAAATAAAAATATTCCCATTTATCTCTTTTAGGGAATTTCTTCTCTTCCTTATAATTTATATGCGGTGTGGTCGATTGTTTAATTTTATACAAAATTGTTTATGGTGA